GAGTGCTTCCATCATTATTTATCTAAGAAGTCTACTAAAGGTAGCAGTGCTTCCACACTTGTCcataagaagaaggatgatgaaTATAAAGAGCCAGATAAGAACTACCCAGAAGTGTTAATTAAAGAGCAACTTGCACGTAATTATGCATTTTTTGGCAATGAtgggatgaaaaaaattcgtGAGATATTTGTCGTTGTGCTTGGCGCAGGAGGTGTTGGTTCCAATTGTGTGGCTACACTTGCAAGATCAGGTGTTACAAAGATTAGAGTTGTCGATTTTGATCAGGTTtccttatcatcattaAACCGCCATTCTGTTGCCACTCTCAAGGATGTTGGAACTCCAAAGGTTGAATGTCTACGTCATCGAATTCTTCAGATTGCACCTTGGTGCGAAATTGAAGCAATTGACGAAGTTTTTAAGATAGAGAATTCTGATCGACTTGTTGCTCAGGGTAACCCTGATTATGTTATCGACTGcattgataatattgattCCAAGGTGGATCTTTTGGAATACTGTCACAAAAAAGGTTATAAAACTATTTCATCCATGGGTGCTTCTTGTAAAAGTGATCCTACTAGGGTAAACGTCGGCGATATTTCAAGCACAGATGAGGATCCATTAGCGAAAGCAGTGAGAAGAAGGCTAAGGAAAAGAGGAATTATGAATGGGGTCACTTGCATATTTTCTGCAGAGAAACCAGATCCAAGAAAGGCAAGACTATTACCTCTACCAGAGGATGAATTCGACAAAGGTTCAGTTGATGAACTTAGCGCCCTTCAAAATTTTAGGGTGCGTATTCTTCCAGTCATGGGTACCATGCCTGGAATATTTGGACTTGCAATAACCTCATATATACTAGCTGATTGTTCCGGGTATCCTATAGAACCTATTGAAGGAAAGAACAGATACAAAACTTATGACAACCTTTTGGAAAGTATAAGCTCACAGGAAGATAGATTGGGTCACGGACAACGTGTTCCTATTGCTTTAAACGACATGAGGTATTTATTAGAGGAAGTGTTTCATGGAAAATCTGTAATATCTAATTATTCCACCAGATTAGCGGTGTCTAGATGGCTTCCGGATAAACCATTACAACTTACAAACCTTGTGgtaataacaaaaaaagaattaaagGAACATGAGAAacgggttctcgctggtGGTGAGAGAGTGGAGGATGTCTACAGTCCGGAGGTGATAGCGAGAGTTAACAAACGGTTCTCTGAAGAGAAATGGTACGAGCAATTTCGTTGAATTACAAGGAAACTTACGTAATTTAAATGTAACATAACATATTTATAAAGATATAAGAAACAAATACAGAGACCCAAGAATAGAATATTGACAAACCATTAGAAAAACCATCTTTGGCCTTTAGAAGGTGGCTTTCCAAACTTTGGATCTGAAGCCGTAGGATCGTACTTTAAATCTTTGGCTATACCCTTAACGCCACTCTTCGTAAGGGTACCTTTGAGACCCCGTTCTCCAACATTTTTTGCTGTAGCACTTGCAATATTGCCGACATCGAAACCCATGCCACGTAATTTTTTCACGATCGCTGGTGTAATTGCCGCGGTCAAGGGCAAACGAACCACAATCAAAGATTTGTGAAGTGCGTAGGCTAATGCAAATTCTGTCCAGATTGTCGaggttttcttcttatcttctGTTGGATGTTGATCATTTGCGTCATCTTTGTTCCAGCcaataaaatttaaaaaCCTGTCCTGTAATGATCTTATCTTCTCTTCACCCGCCGAATGAACTAACAAATAACATAGTGACAAATCAACGAATCCAATACCAAGATAAACACCAATTCCACTATATCCATATTCCCTTACCAAACTCTTCAATCGACTTTCTTTTGGACGAGGAGCATGCGCTTGAACATTTAGTTTAGGCAAAGTGGTGGAAATATAACGTCTAGTGCCAACATTTCGTAGAACAATGGATGAACCGAAAGCAGAAAATCTAGGGAAATACAACAACCTTATTGACATGCCTGATGTTCTTATAAATTCAATCGTATTCTGTTATTTGCGTATAGTAATGAGGCAATTTCATTATAATTGTATATAATATCTTTAGGCATTATGAATCTGCAATGAAGAAGGgggttcaaaaaaaaaaaaaagtaattgTTGAGGAAGAATCTCGTACGCTCAGAAGTCGCTATTCATTACTGTGTATCTTCCCAATCGGATATTTTGCAATCAGGTAATTCCACCCTTCTATGTGGTCTCAAATATTCTCCATGTTATATTAATGCTAGAAAAAGACGTTACAGTGTTACGAGTTACTATTTAAAAAACAATGGCATGTTATATTAGCACGAATAAATAGCATTGAAGCCCAACTAAATATATGAACAACAAGCGCCAAAATGCTGCGGCAAGCAATTGAGAAAACTAGCAACTGGGAATTGAAATAGTCCGCTAATTTCCTAAAACTTATAACTTTGCAATAGGCTCCCTTCCAACAGTACACTTTATCAAACCGTTAGGATGTGGTGATGGGTAGAACATCTCGTTTTCGTTCTTCAAGCCCTTCCAGGAGAAGTCAAACAGAATGTAATGCTTGTTTGGCAAGGCATAAGAGACATTGTAAACATATGGGTTAGCATTGACAATATCGGTACCCATGTTATACATGGTAGCTTGAACAGAGGCCGAGTTCTCGAGAGCAAATCTGTCCAAAGTGATTTTAAGAGCAGATTGGAAGACCTTATCAAACAGTCCAGAATCGGCTAAAGTGAATATATTATCGACAGAACCAATCTTGGCACTGTCAAACTTGTACTTGCAGTCTACATCTGTTGACAAGATTCTCTCATTAACAGGCTTCAAAGTGGTGTAATCACAAACATTGTAGCCATGGAACATAGAGCCAGAGGACTTCAAAACGGTCAACCCCTGCACGCCGCCTGTAAGAACAAAGTCACCATTCTTCTTAGAAACCAATTCACAAACCCTGACTTCATCACCATTCTTGACAAAAGAATGTGGCTGGAGCTTTCCATCGACAGAATACTTAGACCATTTGGCTTGCTCAATATGAACAGTGATACCTGCAATCCAACTGTACTTACCAAAGAAATGCTTCACAAGGTGAGCGGCAAATCTCTCAATTGGGAAGACATCTGTTTGCTTGGCTTCAACCAAAATGGTATTTTTGATCGTATCGGTTGGAATAATAACGCTGTTATCTGCCTTTGTGTAGGAGACATCAAAAGCACCCGTAAGCAT
The sequence above is a segment of the Brettanomyces bruxellensis chromosome 6, complete sequence genome. Coding sequences within it:
- a CDS encoding uncharacterized protein (BUSCO:EOG09265B4G), translating into MSIRLLYFPRFSAFGSSIVLRNVGTRRYISTTLPKLNVQAHAPRPKESRLKSLVREYGYSGIGVYLGIGFVDLSLCYLLVHSAGEEKIRSLQDRFLNFIGWNKDDANDQHPTEDKKKTSTIWTEFALAYALHKSLIVVRLPLTAAITPAIVKKLRGMGFDVGNIASATAKNVGERGLKGTLTKSGVKGIAKDLKYDPTASDPKFGKPPSKGQRWFF
- a CDS encoding uncharacterized protein (BUSCO:EOG09261HB6) translates to MVYDTGRLSTVIVTTAAVTTLALECFHHYLSKKSTKGSSASTLVHKKKDDEYKEPDKNYPEVLIKEQLARNYAFFGNDGMKKIREIFVVVLGAGGVGSNCVATLARSGVTKIRVVDFDQVSLSSLNRHSVATLKDVGTPKVECLRHRILQIAPWCEIEAIDEVFKIENSDRLVAQGNPDYVIDCIDNIDSKVDLLEYCHKKGYKTISSMGASCKSDPTRVNVGDISSTDEDPLAKAVRRRLRKRGIMNGVTCIFSAEKPDPRKARLLPLPEDEFDKGSVDELSALQNFRVRILPVMGTMPGIFGLAITSYILADCSGYPIEPIEGKNRYKTYDNLLESISSQEDRLGHGQRVPIALNDMRYLLEEVFHGKSVISNYSTRLAVSRWLPDKPLQLTNLVVITKKELKEHEKRVLAGGERVEDVYSPEVIARVNKRFSEEKWYEQFR